A portion of the Ficedula albicollis isolate OC2 chromosome 4, FicAlb1.5, whole genome shotgun sequence genome contains these proteins:
- the MOB1B gene encoding MOB kinase activator 1B isoform X1: MQLKLVPEGGSRSSKTFKPKKNIPEGSHQYELLKHAEATLGSGNLRMAVMLPDGEDLNEWVAVNSESWPFVHHLPEGEDLNEWVAVNTVDFFNQINMLYGTITDFCTEESCPVMSAGPKYEYHWADGTNIKKPIKCSAPKYIDYLMTWVQDQLDDETLFPSKIGVPFPKNFMSVAKTILKRLFRVYAHIYHQHFDPVIQLQEEAHLNTSFKHFIFFVQEFNLIDRRELAPLQELIEKLTSKDR, from the exons TGGTAGTCGCTCTTCCAAAACCTTCAAACCAAAGAAGAACATTCCCGAGGGCTCTCACCAGTACGAGCTGCTCAAACATGCCGAGGCCACGCTGGGGAGCGGCAACCTGCGCATGGCCGTGATGCTTCCGGATGGGGAGGACCTGAATGAATGGGTGGCAGTTAACAGTGAGTCCTGGCCTTTTGTTCATCACCTTCCCGAGGGGGAGGACCTGAATGAATGGGTGGCAGTTAACA ctgttGACTTCTTCAACCAGATCAATATGCTCTATGGAACCATCACGGACTTCTGCACAGAGGAGAGCTGCCCCGTGATGTCTGCTGGCCCAAA GTACGAGTACCACTGGGCAGACGGCACAAACATCAAGAAACCCATCAAGTGCTCCGCACCCAAGTACATCGATTACCTGATGACCTGGGTCCAGGACCAGCTGGATGATGAAACGCTGTTTCCTTCTAAAATAG GCGTACCGTTCCCAAAGAACTTCATGTCAGTGGCCAAGACGATTCTCAAGCGTCTCTTCAGAGTTTACGCTCACATCTACCACCAGCACTTTGACCCCGtgatccagctgcaggaagaggcACACCTCAACACTTCTTTCAAgcactttatattttttgttcag GAATTCAATCTTATTGATAGAAGAGAACTTGCACCACTTCAAGAACTGATTGAAAAACTCACCTCCAAGGACAGATAA
- the MOB1B gene encoding MOB kinase activator 1B isoform X2, with translation MQLKLVPEGGSRSSKTFKPKKNIPEGSHQYELLKHAEATLGSGNLRMAVMLPDGEDLNEWVAVNTVDFFNQINMLYGTITDFCTEESCPVMSAGPKYEYHWADGTNIKKPIKCSAPKYIDYLMTWVQDQLDDETLFPSKIGVPFPKNFMSVAKTILKRLFRVYAHIYHQHFDPVIQLQEEAHLNTSFKHFIFFVQEFNLIDRRELAPLQELIEKLTSKDR, from the exons TGGTAGTCGCTCTTCCAAAACCTTCAAACCAAAGAAGAACATTCCCGAGGGCTCTCACCAGTACGAGCTGCTCAAACATGCCGAGGCCACGCTGGGGAGCGGCAACCTGCGCATGGCCGTGATGCTTCCGGATGGGGAGGACCTGAATGAATGGGTGGCAGTTAACA ctgttGACTTCTTCAACCAGATCAATATGCTCTATGGAACCATCACGGACTTCTGCACAGAGGAGAGCTGCCCCGTGATGTCTGCTGGCCCAAA GTACGAGTACCACTGGGCAGACGGCACAAACATCAAGAAACCCATCAAGTGCTCCGCACCCAAGTACATCGATTACCTGATGACCTGGGTCCAGGACCAGCTGGATGATGAAACGCTGTTTCCTTCTAAAATAG GCGTACCGTTCCCAAAGAACTTCATGTCAGTGGCCAAGACGATTCTCAAGCGTCTCTTCAGAGTTTACGCTCACATCTACCACCAGCACTTTGACCCCGtgatccagctgcaggaagaggcACACCTCAACACTTCTTTCAAgcactttatattttttgttcag GAATTCAATCTTATTGATAGAAGAGAACTTGCACCACTTCAAGAACTGATTGAAAAACTCACCTCCAAGGACAGATAA